One part of the Arabidopsis thaliana chromosome 1 sequence genome encodes these proteins:
- the PTP1 gene encoding protein tyrosine phosphatase 1 (protein tyrosine phosphatase 1 (PTP1); FUNCTIONS IN: protein tyrosine phosphatase activity; INVOLVED IN: intracellular protein kinase cascade; LOCATED IN: nucleus, plasma membrane, cytoplasm; EXPRESSED IN: 25 plant structures; EXPRESSED DURING: 15 growth stages; CONTAINS InterPro DOMAIN/s: Protein-tyrosine phosphatase, receptor/non-receptor type (InterPro:IPR000242); Has 35333 Blast hits to 34131 proteins in 2444 species: Archae - 798; Bacteria - 22429; Metazoa - 974; Fungi - 991; Plants - 531; Viruses - 0; Other Eukaryotes - 9610 (source: NCBI BLink).) gives MATGKTSSAANLFTGSTRFDLSSADSPPSKLSLSSDQLNHCHQALGVFRGKIQNPDSIAHEFTGLQANRMWPSELLLNSTVAMNSVNVEKNRYSDVVPFDKNRIVLNPCKDSSAKGYVNASLIKTSESESISQFIATQGPLPHTMEDFWEMVIQQHCPIIVMLTRLVDNNRTVKCGDYFQDEDGPREFGNISLTTKWIKTTDTSLMLRNLEVNYKETEDQPMSVLHIQYPEWPDHGVPKDTVAVREILKRLYQVPPSLGPIIVHCRYRKNWNILCDT, from the exons ATGGCGACCGGTAAAACCTCTTCCGCCGCGAATCTTTTCACTGGCTCGACGCGTTTTGATTTATCATCCGCTGATTCGCCTCCttcaaaactctctctctcctccGATCAGCTCAACCACTGCCACCAAGCTCTCGGCGTTTTCCGGGGAAAGATCCAAAATCCTGACTCGATCGCTCATGAGTTTACCGGTTTACAG GCTAATAGGATGTGGCCATCGGAGCTGCTGCTAAACAGTACAGTGGCTATGAACAGTGTCAATGTTGAGAAAAACAGATACAGTGATGTTGTTCCAT TTGACAAGAACAGGATTGTTCTGAATCCATGTAAAGACTCATCTGCAAAAGGATATGTGAATGCAAGCTTAATTAAG ACGTCGGAGTCTGAGAGTATTTCTCAGTTCATAGCTACGCAAGGTCCTTTACCACACACGATGGAGGACTTCTGGGAGATGGTTATTCAGCAGCATTGCCCAATCATAGTGATGCTCACTCGATTGGTTGATAATAATAGG ACTGTTAAATGCGGGGACTATTTTCAAGACGAAGATGGACCTAGAGAATTTGGCAACATATCTCTTACAACAAAGTGGATAAAGACTACTGACACTTCATTGATGTTACGGAATCTTGAGGTTAACTACAAGGAG ACAGAGGATCAGCCCATGTCCGTTTTGCATATTCAGTATCCAGAATGGCCTGATCATGGAGTTCCCAAGGATACAGTGGCTGTCCGTGAAATTCTAAAAAGACTATATCAAGTACCACCTAGTCTCGGCCCAATCATTGTGCACTGCAG GTATAGGAAGAACTGGAACATACTGTGCGATACATAA
- a CDS encoding EPIDERMAL PATTERNING FACTOR-like protein: MDHVNPTLFHLKSLSIFTLTLLYISSPHFLLFKTLSMYENLRIFLKIIPFNLFGMKSVSLIAILLLHLFVSSDTFQLDLFHYKASGSSIPDCSNACGPCKPCKLVVISSTCSASEACPLVYKCLCKGKYYHVPSLT, encoded by the exons atggatcATGTGAATCCAACACTGTTTCATTTAAAATCCCTTTCAATCTTTACTCTCACTCTCTTATATATCTCTTCaccacattttcttttgttcaaaaccCTTTCTATGTATGAGAACCTAAgaatatttctaaaaataatacCCTTCAATCTTTTCGGAATGAAATCGGTATCTTTAATCgcgattcttcttctccatctttttGTTAGTAGTGATACTTTCCAGTTGGATCTTTTTCACT ATAAGGCGAGCGGATCAAGCATACCTGACTGTTCGAATGCGTGTGGACCATGTAAACCATGCAAGCTTGTCGTGATCAGTTCTACGTGCTCCGCCTCCGAGGCTTGCCCTCTCGTCTACAAGTGCTTGTGTAAAGGCAAATACTATCACGTGCCTTCCCTCACCTAA
- a CDS encoding EPIDERMAL PATTERNING FACTOR-like protein (LOCATED IN: endomembrane system; BEST Arabidopsis thaliana protein match is: Putative membrane lipoprotein (TAIR:AT1G34245.1).), giving the protein MDHVNPTLFHLKSLSIFTLTLLYISSPHFLLFKTLSMYENLRIFLKIIPFNLFGMKSVSLIAILLLHLFVSSDTFQLDLFHCKYYLAITWLINRDNECVIYILVGSFICCIVICEVVDKASGSSIPDCSNACGPCKPCKLVVISSTCSASEACPLVYKCLCKGKYYHVPSLT; this is encoded by the coding sequence atggatcATGTGAATCCAACACTGTTTCATTTAAAATCCCTTTCAATCTTTACTCTCACTCTCTTATATATCTCTTCaccacattttcttttgttcaaaaccCTTTCTATGTATGAGAACCTAAgaatatttctaaaaataatacCCTTCAATCTTTTCGGAATGAAATCGGTATCTTTAATCgcgattcttcttctccatctttttGTTAGTAGTGATACTTTCCAGTTGGATCTTTTTCACTGTAAGTATTATTTGGCTATTACATGGCTTATAAATAGAGACAATGAATGTGTTATATACATCTTGGTTGgttcttttatttgttgtattGTGATTTGCGAGGTTGTAGATAAGGCGAGCGGATCAAGCATACCTGACTGTTCGAATGCGTGTGGACCATGTAAACCATGCAAGCTTGTCGTGATCAGTTCTACGTGCTCCGCCTCCGAGGCTTGCCCTCTCGTCTACAAGTGCTTGTGTAAAGGCAAATACTATCACGTGCCTTCCCTCACCTAA
- a CDS encoding PyrD (unknown protein; FUNCTIONS IN: molecular_function unknown; INVOLVED IN: biological_process unknown; LOCATED IN: chloroplast; Has 33 Blast hits to 33 proteins in 11 species: Archae - 0; Bacteria - 0; Metazoa - 0; Fungi - 0; Plants - 33; Viruses - 0; Other Eukaryotes - 0 (source: NCBI BLink).), translating to MSFACLVCHSVESPSHSFRSYSVSSSDNEGRCSVIASCLTRKSLIQAARSNPFPASSSKVTPQPNFQAGEGASPRLVRSRAVRRDIVRDWNFNEIETEL from the coding sequence atgagttttgCATGCCTCGTGTGCCATAGTGTAGAGAGCCCATCCCACTCATTTAGAAGCTACTCTGTTTCTAGCTCAGACAACGAGGGAAGATGCTCTGTGATTGCAAGCTGCCTCACAAGGAAATCACTCATTCAAGCTGCAAGATCGAACCCTTTCCCTGCATCGTCATCAAAGGTAACCCCACAACCCAATTTCCAAGCAGGTGAAGGAGCCTCACCACGGTTAGTACGAAGCCGTGCAGTGAGAAGAGACATTGTCAGAGACTGGAACTTCAACGAAATTGAGACAGAGCTTTGA
- a CDS encoding MATE efflux family protein (MATE efflux family protein; FUNCTIONS IN: antiporter activity, drug transmembrane transporter activity, transporter activity; INVOLVED IN: drug transmembrane transport, transmembrane transport; LOCATED IN: membrane; EXPRESSED IN: 16 plant structures; EXPRESSED DURING: 6 growth stages; CONTAINS InterPro DOMAIN/s: Multi antimicrobial extrusion protein MatE (InterPro:IPR002528); BEST Arabidopsis thaliana protein match is: MATE efflux family protein (TAIR:AT4G29140.1); Has 10234 Blast hits to 10086 proteins in 1918 species: Archae - 185; Bacteria - 7350; Metazoa - 148; Fungi - 328; Plants - 1302; Viruses - 0; Other Eukaryotes - 921 (source: NCBI BLink).) — MEDKIQSDDFTSHKNPTLPQVIEELKELWAMVLPITAMNCLVYVRAVVSVLFLGRLGSLELAGGALSIGFTNITGYSVMVGLASGLEPVCSQAYGSKNWDLLTLSLHRMVVILLMASLPISLLWINLGPIMLFMGQNPEITATAAEYCLYALPDLLTNTLLQPLRVYLRSQRVTKPMMWCTLAAVAFHVPLNYWLVMVKHWGVPGVAIASVVTNLIMVVLLVGYVWVSGMLQKRVSGDGDGGSTTMVAVVAQSSSVMELVGGLGPLMRVAVPSCLGICLEWWWYEIVIVMGGYLENPKLAVAATGILIQTTSLMYTVPMALAGCVSARVGNELGAGRPYKARLAANVALACAFVVGALNVAWTVILKERWAGLFTGYEPLKVLVASVMPIVGLCELGNCPQTTGCGILRGTGRPAVGAHVNLGSFYFVGTPVAVGLAFWLKIGFSGLWFGLLSAQAACVVSILYAVLARTDWEGEAVKAMRLTSLEMRKVGQDEESSLLLLDDEKLGDVL; from the exons ATGGAAGACAAAATCCAGTCAGATGATTTCACTTCCCATAAAAACCCAACTCTTCCTCAAGTCATTGAAGAGCTAAAAGAGCTCTGGGCTATGGTTTTACCAATCACAGCAATGAACTGTCTTGTCTACGTGCGCGCCGTCGTGTCTGTTCTCTTCCTCGGCCGTCTCGGTAGCCTCGAGTTAGCCGGAGGAGCTCTCTCCATCGGATTCACCAACATCACAGGATACTCTGTTATGGTTGGACTCGCCTCGGGTCTCGAGCCAGTGTGTAGCCAAGCCTACGGTAGCAAAAACTGGGATCTCCTCACGCTCTCTCTTCACCGTATGGTCGTGATTCTCTTAATGGCCTCTCTGCCCATAAGCCTCCTTTGGATCAACCTTGGACCCATCATGCTTTTCATGGGTCAAAACCCGGAGATAACCGCTACAGCGGCTGAATATTGTCTCTACGCGCTTCCTGATCTTTTGACCAATACTCTCCTTCAGCCGTTACGTGTTTATCTAAGGTCGCAGCGAGTGACGAAACCGATGATGTGGTGTACGCTAGCAGCAGTGGCGTTCCATGTGCCATTGAATTATTGGCTTGTGATGGTGAAGCATTGGGGTGTTCCTGGTGTGGCTATTGCGTCTGTTGTGACGAATTTGATCATGGTTGTGCTTTTGGTTGGTTATGTTTGGGTTAGTGGGATGTTGCAGAAGAGAGTgagtggtgatggtgatggtgggtCTACTACGATGGTGGCGGTGGTGGCTCAGTCGTCGTCTGTGATGGAGTTGGTTGGAGGGTTGGGACCGTTGATGAGAGTGGCGGTTCCGAGTTGTTTGGGGATATGTTTGGAATGGTGGTGGTATGAGATTGTGATTGTGATGGGTGGTTACTTGGAGAATCCTAAGCTTGCTGTGGCTGCCACTGGGATTTTGATTCAGACTACTAGTCTTATGTATACGGTTCCTATGGCTTTAGCTGGATGCGTCTCTGCTCGG GTTGGGAACGAGCTCGGTGCAGGTAGACCTTACAAGGCCAGACTAGCCGCGAACGTGGCTCTAGCTTGCGCGTTTGTAGTAGGAGCATTGAATGTGGCTTGGACGGTTATTCTAAAAGAGCGTTGGGCTGGACTATTCACTGGCTATGAGCCACTCAAGGTCTTGGTTGCTTCGGTTATGCCAATTGTCGGGCTATGCGAGCTAGGGAATTGTCCACAGACCACGGGCTGCGGGATTCTTAGAGGGACAGGTCGGCCTGCGGTTGGGGCACATGTGAATCTCGGGTCGTTTTATTTCGTTGGGACTCCCGTGGCAGTTGGACTAGCGTTTTGGTTGAAAATTGGGTTTAGTGGGTTGTGGTTTGGGTTGCTTTCAGCTCAAGCGGCTTGCGTGGTTTCGATATTGTATGCGGTTTTGGCGAGGACGGATTGGGAAGGGGAAGCCGTGAAGGCAATGAGACTGACGAGTTTGGAGATGAGGAAAGTTGGACAAGATGAAGAGTCTTCATTGTTATTGTTGGATGATGAGAAGTTGGGTGatgttttgtaa
- a CDS encoding Ubiquitin carboxyl-terminal hydrolase family protein (Ubiquitin carboxyl-terminal hydrolase family protein; CONTAINS InterPro DOMAIN/s: RNA recognition domain, plant (InterPro:IPR021099); BEST Arabidopsis thaliana protein match is: Ubiquitin carboxyl-terminal hydrolase family protein (TAIR:AT4G24320.1); Has 758 Blast hits to 736 proteins in 101 species: Archae - 0; Bacteria - 6; Metazoa - 59; Fungi - 84; Plants - 429; Viruses - 8; Other Eukaryotes - 172 (source: NCBI BLink).) translates to MKSIFRSISIRRHSGHRTFADTSAVEDTYKFVRDRGLDHAVEREKNLRPLLSIKDLIRSEPAKSVPISVITSQKDSLRVPLRPIEFIRSFPSVFQEFLPGGIGIHPHISLTPEILNHDADEQLVYGSETYKQGLADRLLKLLMINRINKIPLEILDLLKWDLGLPKDYVETMVPEFPDYFRVIKSKLRGCSGELELVCWSNEHAVSVLEKKARTLRKGEYTKGSAIAFPMKFSNGFVVDKKMKKWIDDWQKLPYISPYENALHLSATSDESDKWAAAVLHEIMNLFVSKKVEKDAILHLGEFMGLRSRFKRVLHNHPGIFYLSSKLRTHTVVLRDGYKRGMLIESNELVTSRNRYMKLMNTVKKDNKAVSSSSKKEDKGKVEGEVCDTDAKAENDDISGSDVEDDRQGDFVDDDEDDDEVDQNQDLERGRRNSSPRSGRRSFGNSGSRDKAQSRRSKISLKTEKKRSRMY, encoded by the coding sequence ATGAAATCCATTTTCCGTTCCATTTCTATCCGCCGTCATTCCGGCCACCGAACCTTCGCCGATACGTCGGCGGTGGAAGATACCTACAAATTCGTAAGAGACAGAGGACTCGACCACGCggtagaaagagagaagaatctCAGACCACTTCTCAGTATCAAAGACCTAATCAGATCGGAGCCAGCAAAATCAGTTCCGATCTCAGTTATCACCTCACAGAAAGATTCACTACGAGTTCCTCTTCGTCCAATCGAGTTCATACGTAGCTTCCCTTCCGTTTTCCAAGAGTTTCTCCCCGGAGGAATTGGTATTCATCCTCACATCAGCCTCACGCCGGAGATTCTAAACCACGATGCCGATGAGCAATTGGTTTACGGTAGTGAGACTTATAAGCAAGGATTAGCTGATAGGCTTTTGAAATTGCTGATGATTAATAGGATTAACAAAATTCCATTAGAGATTCTAGATTTGTTGAAATGGGATTTAGGTTTACCTAAGGATTATGTTGAAACTATGGTACCTGAGTTTCCTGATTACTTTAGAGTTATCAAATCGAAGTTAAGAGGATGTAGTGGTGAGCTAGAGCTGGTTTGTTGGAGCAATGAGCATGCTGTATCtgtgttggagaagaaagctAGAACATTACGTAAAGGAGAGTATACGAAAGGATCGGCGATTGCTTTTCCGATGAAGTTTTCGAATGGTTTTGTGGTTgataagaagatgaagaaatggatTGATGATTGGCAGAAGTTGCCGTATATTTCTCCTTATGAGAATGCACTTCATCTGTCTGCGACTAGCGATGAGTCTGATAAGTGGGCGGCGGCTGTTTTGCACGAGATCATGAACCTTTTTGTGTCGAAGAAGGTTGAGAAAGATGCTATTTTGCATCTTGGTGAGTTTATGGGATTGAGATCGAGGTTTAAGAGAGTTCTCCATAATCATCCTGGTATCTTTTACTTGTCTAGTAAGCTTAGGACTCACACTGTGGTTCTTAGAGATGGTTACAAGAGGGGGATGTTGATAGAGAGTAATGAATTGGTGACAAGCAGGAACCGTTACATGAAACTCATGAATACAGTTAAGAAAGATAACAAGGCAGTTTCTTCGAGCagcaagaaagaagataaggGGAAAGTGGAAGGGGAAGTTTGTGATACTGATGCGAAGGCTGAGAATGATGACATTTCTGGTTCTGATGTCGAGGATGATCGTCAAGGAGACTTTGTTGATGATGACGAGGACGATGATGAAGTGGATCAAAACCAGGATCTGGAGCGTGGTCGTAGAAATTCAAGTCCAAGATCTGGTAGGAGGAGTTTTGGAAACTCAGGTTCAAGAGATAAGGCACAATCGAGGCGGAGCAAGATCAGTTTAAAGACTGAGAAGAAGAGGAGTCGGATGTATTAG
- the PTP1 gene encoding protein tyrosine phosphatase 1 (protein tyrosine phosphatase 1 (PTP1); FUNCTIONS IN: protein tyrosine phosphatase activity; INVOLVED IN: intracellular protein kinase cascade; LOCATED IN: nucleus, plasma membrane, cytoplasm; EXPRESSED IN: 25 plant structures; EXPRESSED DURING: 15 growth stages; CONTAINS InterPro DOMAIN/s: Protein-tyrosine phosphatase, active site (InterPro:IPR016130), Dual-specific/protein-tyrosine phosphatase, conserved region (InterPro:IPR000387), Protein-tyrosine phosphatase, receptor/non-receptor type (InterPro:IPR000242); Has 6497 Blast hits to 5202 proteins in 282 species: Archae - 2; Bacteria - 98; Metazoa - 5552; Fungi - 319; Plants - 71; Viruses - 173; Other Eukaryotes - 282 (source: NCBI BLink).): MATGKTSSAANLFTGSTRFDLSSADSPPSKLSLSSDQLNHCHQALGVFRGKIQNPDSIAHEFTGLQANRMWPSELLLNSTVAMNSVNVEKNRYSDVVPFDKNRIVLNPCKDSSAKGYVNASLIKTSESESISQFIATQGPLPHTMEDFWEMVIQQHCPIIVMLTRLVDNNRTVKCGDYFQDEDGPREFGNISLTTKWIKTTDTSLMLRNLEVNYKETEDQPMSVLHIQYPEWPDHGVPKDTVAVREILKRLYQVPPSLGPIIVHCSAGIGRTGTYCAIHNTIQRILAGDMSALDLAKTVALFRKQRIGMVQTMDQYFFCYNAIVDELEDLTAGTNAGTSS, from the exons ATGGCGACCGGTAAAACCTCTTCCGCCGCGAATCTTTTCACTGGCTCGACGCGTTTTGATTTATCATCCGCTGATTCGCCTCCttcaaaactctctctctcctccGATCAGCTCAACCACTGCCACCAAGCTCTCGGCGTTTTCCGGGGAAAGATCCAAAATCCTGACTCGATCGCTCATGAGTTTACCGGTTTACAG GCTAATAGGATGTGGCCATCGGAGCTGCTGCTAAACAGTACAGTGGCTATGAACAGTGTCAATGTTGAGAAAAACAGATACAGTGATGTTGTTCCAT TTGACAAGAACAGGATTGTTCTGAATCCATGTAAAGACTCATCTGCAAAAGGATATGTGAATGCAAGCTTAATTAAG ACGTCGGAGTCTGAGAGTATTTCTCAGTTCATAGCTACGCAAGGTCCTTTACCACACACGATGGAGGACTTCTGGGAGATGGTTATTCAGCAGCATTGCCCAATCATAGTGATGCTCACTCGATTGGTTGATAATAATAGG ACTGTTAAATGCGGGGACTATTTTCAAGACGAAGATGGACCTAGAGAATTTGGCAACATATCTCTTACAACAAAGTGGATAAAGACTACTGACACTTCATTGATGTTACGGAATCTTGAGGTTAACTACAAGGAG ACAGAGGATCAGCCCATGTCCGTTTTGCATATTCAGTATCCAGAATGGCCTGATCATGGAGTTCCCAAGGATACAGTGGCTGTCCGTGAAATTCTAAAAAGACTATATCAAGTACCACCTAGTCTCGGCCCAATCATTGTGCACTGCAG tGCAGGTATAGGAAGAACTGGAACATACTGTGCGATACATAACACAATCCAAAGAATTCTTGCTGGCGATATGTCTGCGTTGGATCTTGCTAAAACCGTGGCACTATTTCGCAAGCAACGCATTGGCATGGTTCAAACCATG GATCAATACTTCTTTTGCTACAATGCTATTGTTGATGAATTAGAAGATCTAACCGCGGGGACAAATGCTGGAACGAGTTCCTAA